Proteins encoded by one window of Candidatus Scalindua japonica:
- the lon gene encoding endopeptidase La translates to MKAKKKNPIKSGKTELDKAKIPGQFEPESLTVPDELPVLGLKDVVVFPQMVTALGVSTDEELKLLDNVLATNRFVALVTHKEEEKNKLVPSDLYEYGTASVVLQMLRMPDDTAKMLVQGISRIHIKEFTSIEPFFKAKVDVLQDVIDKEDVETEALATNARNQFSRMISVAPNLPEELKIVTVNIDDPGKLSDLISSHLNISVPEKQQILESTNVKERLQKINTFINNEMQVLELAGKIQTQVKNEMDKGQREYYLRQQLKAIQEELGEGDDQAAEVKELRKKLKQAKLPEEAQKEADRELSRLSRMHPSSAEYTVARTYLDWLIALPWSTSTKDNLNIPSAQKVLDTDHYNLKKVKERILEYLAVRKLKKDMKGPILCFVGPPGTGKTSLGKSIARAMGRKFIRMSLGGIRDEAEIRGHRRTYVGALPGRIIQGLRKVSSNNPVYMLDEVDKLVSDFHGDPSSALLEVLDPEQNYSFSDHYLDVPFDLSKVMFITTANILDTIPHALRDRMEVLYLPGYSKEEKLEIAKQYLVPKQFEAHGLKSNNLKINDKTVRIIISDYTREAGLRNLEREIGTVCRKVAKEVASGNTKTVKVNSKNISEFLGPIKFFSEIADRSIEPGVATGLAWTQSGGEILFIESTRMPGSGKLTLTGQLGDVMKESAQAAMSYVRAKANTVNIIIEDFSKYDYHIHVPAGAIPKDGPSAGVTMAISLISLFKKAATNPHVAMTGEITLRGRVLSVGGVKEKVLAAKRAGITTVILPKRNEKDLIDVPDKAKEKLSFKFVENVDQILPIVFGNKKLRKKQQKLQPGR, encoded by the coding sequence ATGAAAGCAAAAAAGAAAAATCCTATTAAATCTGGAAAAACGGAACTTGATAAAGCAAAGATTCCCGGGCAATTTGAGCCGGAATCTTTGACGGTACCTGATGAATTGCCTGTTCTTGGACTGAAAGATGTTGTCGTTTTCCCTCAAATGGTCACTGCTCTGGGAGTATCAACAGATGAAGAACTTAAGCTGCTTGATAACGTTTTAGCGACAAACAGATTTGTCGCACTTGTTACACATAAAGAGGAAGAAAAAAATAAGTTGGTGCCATCAGATCTGTATGAATACGGAACCGCTTCTGTTGTATTGCAAATGTTAAGGATGCCCGATGATACGGCAAAGATGCTTGTACAAGGAATATCCAGAATACATATTAAAGAGTTCACATCAATAGAACCTTTCTTTAAAGCAAAAGTAGATGTATTACAGGACGTAATAGATAAAGAAGACGTTGAAACTGAAGCTCTGGCAACAAATGCCAGGAATCAGTTTTCACGCATGATATCCGTCGCTCCCAACTTACCGGAAGAATTAAAAATAGTTACAGTTAACATAGATGATCCGGGTAAACTTTCAGATTTAATATCTTCTCACTTGAATATAAGTGTTCCTGAAAAACAGCAAATACTTGAATCAACAAATGTAAAAGAACGATTACAGAAGATAAATACTTTCATTAACAATGAAATGCAGGTATTAGAACTTGCCGGTAAGATACAAACACAAGTTAAGAACGAAATGGACAAAGGACAGCGCGAGTATTATCTACGCCAACAGCTTAAAGCGATACAGGAAGAGCTTGGCGAAGGAGATGATCAGGCTGCAGAGGTAAAAGAATTGAGAAAAAAATTAAAGCAGGCAAAGTTACCGGAAGAAGCTCAAAAGGAAGCTGACCGGGAACTCTCCCGCCTTTCAAGAATGCACCCTTCATCAGCAGAATATACTGTAGCACGCACGTACCTTGACTGGTTAATAGCGCTTCCCTGGTCAACATCTACTAAAGACAACCTGAATATTCCCAGTGCTCAAAAGGTTTTAGACACAGACCATTACAACTTGAAAAAGGTCAAGGAGAGGATTCTTGAATATTTGGCTGTCAGGAAACTGAAAAAAGACATGAAAGGACCTATCCTATGCTTTGTCGGCCCACCTGGAACAGGCAAAACATCTCTTGGCAAGTCAATAGCCAGAGCAATGGGAAGAAAATTTATCAGAATGTCATTGGGAGGAATTCGTGACGAAGCTGAAATACGAGGCCATAGACGTACTTACGTAGGCGCGCTCCCGGGTAGAATCATTCAAGGACTCCGTAAGGTCTCCTCAAATAACCCTGTATACATGCTGGATGAGGTAGACAAACTGGTATCAGATTTTCATGGAGATCCTTCATCCGCATTACTAGAAGTACTCGATCCCGAGCAGAATTATTCATTTTCAGACCATTATCTTGATGTCCCATTTGATCTATCAAAAGTAATGTTTATAACAACAGCCAACATTCTAGATACTATACCACACGCACTTAGAGACAGGATGGAAGTGTTGTACCTGCCGGGATATAGTAAAGAAGAAAAACTTGAAATTGCAAAACAGTACCTGGTCCCAAAACAATTCGAAGCTCACGGATTAAAAAGCAATAATTTAAAGATTAATGATAAAACTGTCAGGATTATAATAAGTGATTATACCAGAGAGGCCGGGCTGAGAAATCTGGAACGTGAAATTGGCACAGTTTGTCGAAAAGTAGCCAAAGAAGTTGCGTCAGGTAATACAAAGACAGTTAAAGTGAACTCCAAAAACATTAGTGAGTTTCTCGGTCCCATAAAATTCTTCTCTGAAATTGCGGACAGGTCTATTGAACCAGGAGTAGCAACCGGCCTGGCATGGACCCAATCAGGAGGAGAGATACTATTTATTGAATCTACCAGGATGCCGGGAAGCGGAAAGCTAACGTTAACAGGTCAGCTTGGAGATGTCATGAAGGAATCGGCCCAGGCTGCAATGAGCTATGTCCGTGCTAAGGCGAATACCGTGAACATTATAATAGAAGATTTCTCTAAATATGACTACCATATCCATGTTCCTGCCGGGGCTATTCCCAAGGATGGACCTTCAGCAGGTGTTACCATGGCAATTTCTCTAATATCACTATTTAAAAAAGCAGCAACAAATCCTCATGTTGCAATGACAGGAGAAATAACGCTAAGAGGAAGAGTTTTATCGGTTGGCGGGGTTAAAGAAAAAGTCCTGGCGGCAAAAAGAGCAGGTATTACTACCGTTATCCTACCAAAAAGAAACGAAAAGGATTTAATAGACGTTCCTGATAAAGCAAAAGAGAAGTTATCGTTCAAATTTGTAGAAAACGTTGATCAAATATTGCCGATTGTCTTTGGAAATAAAAAACTGAGAAAGAAACAGCAAAAATTGCAACCCGGGCGTTAG
- a CDS encoding Hsp20/alpha crystallin family protein, which produces MAKHSSIEKLFEEFFFMAKSHDFAPSTPWQPPTDVYETEKNIIVKMAVSGLQPEDISVLFSDQILTVNGKRDNDTTHHKVCFHQVEIRHGYFERKIKTPKQVDANNIHATYENGFIVITIPKAEKAFNSTISIKISY; this is translated from the coding sequence ATGGCAAAGCACAGTAGTATTGAAAAACTCTTTGAAGAGTTCTTTTTTATGGCAAAAAGCCATGATTTTGCCCCATCAACTCCATGGCAACCGCCCACTGACGTATATGAGACTGAAAAAAATATTATAGTAAAAATGGCTGTTTCCGGCCTCCAGCCAGAAGATATATCAGTACTGTTTTCTGATCAGATTCTCACGGTAAACGGAAAAAGAGACAACGACACTACCCATCATAAAGTATGTTTTCATCAAGTTGAAATTAGACACGGATACTTTGAAAGAAAAATAAAAACTCCAAAACAAGTTGACGCGAACAATATTCATGCCACATATGAGAATGGATTTATTGTAATAACTATCCCAAAAGCCGAAAAAGCGTTTAATTCTACAATATCTATTAAAATCAGCTATTAA
- the groL gene encoding chaperonin GroEL (60 kDa chaperone family; promotes refolding of misfolded polypeptides especially under stressful conditions; forms two stacked rings of heptamers to form a barrel-shaped 14mer; ends can be capped by GroES; misfolded proteins enter the barrel where they are refolded when GroES binds), translating into MADKKKIVYDQDAFDALKRGINQLASAVKITLGPRGRNVILQKSFGSPTITKDGVTVAKEIELEDHIENIGAQMVKSVAAKTSDVAGDGTTTATVLAEAIFQEGLKNVVAGSDAMALKRGIEQAVDKVVDTLKAMSIPVKGRKEIEQVGTVSSNHDTEIGNIIADAMEKVGKDGVITVEEGKSLQTESTWIEGLQFDKGYLSPYFVTDPAKMQTILEDPYILIHEKKISSAKTILPVLEKVAQSGKPLMIITEDIEGEALTLLVVNKLRGTLKCAAAKAPGFGDRRKAMLEDIATLTGGQAVFEDLGINIESIELKDLGRAKKIEIDKDNTTIIEGAGSSKAIQGRIEQIRTEIQGTTSDYDREKLEERLAKLTGGVALINVGAATESEMKEKKARVEDALHATRAAVEEGILPGGGVALIRAIAKLKALKLKGDEATGVDIVRRALTAPLSQIVENAGDNAPIVVEKVINSEGNEGYDAGKAKYCDMVKQGIVDPTKVVRTAIQNASSIATLLLTTDAMIGKVPEKKKAPAMPAGGGGYGGYGDMY; encoded by the coding sequence ATGGCTGATAAGAAAAAAATTGTTTATGACCAGGATGCGTTTGATGCTTTAAAGAGAGGCATTAATCAACTTGCGTCTGCTGTCAAAATAACTCTTGGACCAAGAGGAAGGAACGTAATACTGCAAAAAAGTTTTGGGTCACCAACAATTACTAAAGACGGCGTAACCGTTGCCAAAGAGATAGAACTGGAAGACCACATAGAAAACATCGGAGCGCAAATGGTAAAGTCTGTAGCCGCAAAGACTAGCGATGTAGCCGGTGACGGGACTACTACCGCCACAGTGCTTGCAGAGGCAATATTCCAGGAAGGTTTGAAAAATGTTGTTGCCGGCTCAGATGCAATGGCACTCAAAAGAGGTATTGAGCAAGCCGTTGATAAAGTAGTAGATACATTAAAGGCAATGAGTATTCCTGTCAAAGGCAGGAAAGAGATAGAGCAGGTAGGTACCGTATCTTCTAACCATGATACAGAAATAGGCAATATAATCGCTGATGCGATGGAAAAAGTAGGTAAGGACGGTGTTATTACAGTTGAAGAGGGGAAAAGTCTCCAGACAGAGTCAACATGGATTGAAGGTCTACAATTTGATAAAGGATACCTCTCTCCATATTTTGTAACAGATCCAGCGAAGATGCAAACTATCCTGGAAGATCCTTACATCCTCATTCATGAAAAGAAGATTTCATCAGCAAAGACAATATTGCCGGTATTGGAAAAAGTCGCACAAAGTGGCAAACCACTAATGATAATCACTGAAGACATTGAAGGAGAGGCATTAACCCTCCTTGTCGTTAACAAGCTTCGTGGAACATTAAAATGTGCTGCTGCAAAGGCACCTGGTTTTGGCGACAGAAGAAAAGCGATGCTAGAGGACATCGCAACACTTACCGGCGGACAGGCAGTTTTTGAAGATTTAGGTATAAATATTGAAAGTATCGAGCTCAAAGACCTTGGCAGGGCGAAGAAAATTGAGATTGACAAAGACAATACAACTATTATAGAGGGCGCAGGAAGCAGCAAGGCAATACAGGGAAGAATCGAACAGATACGAACAGAGATCCAGGGCACTACTTCTGATTACGATAGAGAGAAGCTGGAAGAGAGACTCGCAAAATTGACCGGCGGAGTTGCGCTGATAAACGTTGGAGCGGCAACTGAAAGTGAAATGAAAGAGAAGAAGGCAAGGGTAGAAGACGCATTGCATGCAACCAGAGCTGCCGTTGAAGAGGGTATATTACCTGGCGGTGGTGTCGCGCTTATCAGAGCAATCGCCAAGCTGAAAGCGCTGAAGCTCAAGGGAGACGAGGCAACAGGTGTTGATATTGTTCGTAGGGCTCTGACCGCACCTTTAAGTCAGATTGTAGAAAATGCAGGAGATAATGCACCAATCGTTGTAGAAAAAGTAATTAATTCCGAAGGAAACGAAGGTTATGATGCAGGCAAAGCTAAATATTGTGATATGGTCAAGCAGGGAATTGTAGATCCAACGAAAGTGGTAAGGACTGCGATCCAGAACGCTTCAAGCATAGCAACGCTTCTGCTAACCACAGACGCAATGATAGGAAAAGTACCTGAGAAAAAGAAGGCCCCGGCAATGCCGGCAGGTGGTGGTGGATATGGTGGATACGGAGATATGTATTAA
- a CDS encoding outer membrane protein produces MNPFLFIVFPSLTGGDKLDDIENSPIVTGGLGYRFNKSFRTDFTISRRWDFELGEADAAGTFFEADIKSTAYMFNGYYDLPVKLARFRPFVGVGVGIAHNDLDDIDWIFPPFSGEIPGGRETDFAWQVMAGTTFKVNDRFALDLGYRYYDAGDIVKDAGLDDTGLWLTGPAEGDMQSHEIFAEFNIKLGRK; encoded by the coding sequence ATCAATCCATTTCTATTTATAGTATTTCCATCGCTTACAGGTGGTGACAAGCTTGACGACATTGAGAACTCACCCATTGTTACCGGTGGCTTGGGCTATCGCTTTAACAAGAGCTTTCGTACGGATTTCACAATCTCTCGCCGTTGGGATTTTGAATTAGGCGAAGCAGATGCTGCTGGGACTTTTTTCGAAGCCGATATTAAGTCAACAGCTTATATGTTTAACGGATATTATGACTTACCGGTCAAATTGGCCAGATTTCGACCATTTGTCGGTGTTGGAGTCGGCATCGCTCATAATGACCTCGATGATATTGATTGGATTTTCCCACCTTTCAGTGGCGAAATACCAGGTGGACGCGAAACAGACTTTGCCTGGCAAGTGATGGCAGGGACAACTTTCAAGGTCAATGATCGATTTGCACTAGACCTCGGCTATCGATATTATGATGCAGGAGACATTGTAAAGGATGCTGGGCTGGATGATACCGGGCTTTGGCTTACGGGACCAGCCGAAGGAGATATGCAATCCCATGAAATATTTGCAGAATTCAATATAAAGCTCGGTAGAAAATAA